One part of the Quercus lobata isolate SW786 chromosome 7, ValleyOak3.0 Primary Assembly, whole genome shotgun sequence genome encodes these proteins:
- the LOC115951990 gene encoding E3 ubiquitin-protein ligase PUB24-like, protein MGDIEVCQYFICPISLQIMKDPVTTITGITYDRESIEQWLLTSKKTTCPVTKQPLQKDPDLTPNHTLHRLIQGWCTQNASHGIDIIPTPKRPLDKFQVLKLIKHLWQPELQLKTIKQLVSLAAENEKNRKYMIEAGLPKEMLVFIVTCFEQGQIDGLEEALGILNFIQIPSAETKPILLENHDLIIKSLTWVLGCEMKNQVTVKSHTMLVLKTIIEACTSSNVLELVTPEFFKRIVEVLRSGITQQGINAALDVLLEACAWSRNLIRMIEANTVFELIELELSFPEKKTTELILGILCNLCSCPDGRAQFLSHRGSIAVVSMKILGVSPKAGDRAVLILSMICNFFGTYMVLQEMLKVGAVEKLSSLTKIDCASFLKEEASEILRLHFPEWKDSPCIDRFQSIRVKPR, encoded by the coding sequence atgGGTGACATTGAAGTTTGTCAGTATTTCATCTGCCCCATTTCCCTACAAATCATGAAAGATCCTGTGACCACCATAACAGGCATCACATACGACCGGGAAAGCATTGAACAATGGCTACTCACAAGCAAGAAAACAACCTGTCCAGTCACCAAGCAACCATTGCAAAAAGACCCAGACTTAACCCCTAATCATACCTTACACCGCCTAATCCAAGGTTGGTGCACCCAAAATGCCTCACATGGTATTGATATAATTCCCACTCCTAAACGACCTCTAGACAAGTTTCAAGTACTCAAACTCATCAAACACCTTTGGCAACCTGAGCTTCAGCTCAAAACTATTAAGCAATTGGTGTCACTTGCAgctgaaaatgaaaagaataggAAATATATGATAGAAGCTGGTTTGCCAAAAGAGATGTTAGTGTTTATTGTAACATGTTTCGAACAAGGCCAAATTGATGGTCTTGAAGAAGCTCTTGGTATACTCAACTTTATTCAAATCCCTTCAGCTGAAACAAAGCCAATTCTTTTAGAAAATCATGATCTTATCATCAAATCATTGACGTGGGTTTTAGGTTGTGAAATGAAAAATCAAGTCACGGTGAAGTCTCACACGATGTTAGTGTTGAAGACGATCATTGAAGCTTGTACAAGCTCAAATGTACTAGAATTAGTTACTCCTGAATTCTTTAAAAGGATAGTAGAAGTTTTAAGAAGTGGGATTACTCAACAAGGAATCAATGCTGCTTTGGATGTCTTGTTAGAGGCTTGTGCATGGAGTAGAAATCTAATCAGGATGATTGAAGCAAACACAGTTTTCGAGCTCATTGAGCTTGAATTGAGTTTTCCTGAAAAGAAAACCACAGAGCTTATTTTAGGGATACTATGTAATTTGTGTTCTTGTCCTGATGGGAGAGCTCAGTTTTTAAGTCATAGAGGAAGCATTGCTGTGGTCTCTATGAAGATCTTAGGCGTTTCACCAAAAGCCGGTGATCGAGCAGTTTTGATTCTTTCAATGATATGTAATTTTTTCGGGACATATATGGTGCTTCAAGAAATGTTGAAGGTAGGGGCTGTGGAAAAGCTTAGCTCATTAACCAAAATTGATTGTGCTTCATTTTTGAAAGAGGAAGCAAGTGAAATCCTCAGGTTACATTTTCCGGAGTGGAAGGATTCTCCTTGCATTGATCGATTTCAAAGTATCAGAGTCAAACCTAGGTAA